One genomic region from Pseudoduganella lutea encodes:
- a CDS encoding phosphoribosylanthranilate isomerase — MSMHRTRIKICGLTREEDVAAAVAAGADAIGFVFYPKSPRYVTPQRAAELIATLPPFVTAVGLFVNVPAEEVAAIVRVAPVALLQFHGDETAEQCAAAAAAANRPFLRVFRVKPTTTGTELLEYEAQSRASSRPHAAQFAGLLFDTYVDAYGGAGKVFDWSLIPEELAHRAVLSGGLSVQNATGAVAQVRPWAVDVSSGVEAAKGIKDAGLIAQFIAAVRAGDATPGNGA; from the coding sequence ATGAGCATGCACCGCACCCGCATCAAGATCTGCGGCCTGACCCGCGAGGAAGACGTGGCCGCCGCCGTGGCCGCCGGGGCCGATGCGATCGGCTTCGTGTTCTACCCGAAGAGCCCGCGCTACGTGACGCCGCAGCGCGCGGCCGAGCTGATCGCGACCCTGCCGCCGTTCGTCACCGCTGTCGGGCTGTTCGTCAACGTGCCGGCGGAAGAAGTGGCGGCCATCGTGCGCGTGGCACCCGTGGCGCTGTTGCAGTTCCACGGCGATGAAACGGCCGAGCAGTGTGCCGCAGCCGCGGCGGCCGCGAACCGGCCATTCCTGCGCGTGTTCCGGGTAAAACCGACCACGACCGGCACCGAGCTGCTAGAATACGAGGCACAAAGCCGCGCCTCTTCGCGGCCGCATGCCGCCCAGTTTGCCGGGCTTCTCTTCGACACGTATGTCGATGCCTATGGCGGCGCAGGAAAGGTTTTCGATTGGTCTCTCATTCCAGAAGAACTCGCGCATCGGGCCGTTTTGAGTGGTGGCTTGAGCGTGCAAAATGCGACTGGCGCGGTGGCGCAGGTTCGCCCTTGGGCGGTTGACGTCAGTTCCGGCGTCGAAGCCGCGAAGGGCATCAAGGATGCCGGGCTGATCGCGCAATTCATTGCCGCGGTCAGGGCCGGCGATGCCACCCCCGGGAACGGCGCATGA
- the truA gene encoding tRNA pseudouridine(38-40) synthase TruA: MKRIALGVQYNGADWQGYQVQPHGQTVQDKLEQAIERFACVRIGTTCAGRTDAGVHALGQVVHFDTDLQREPHAWVRGINAFLPDSVGVRWAKTLHEVVPFGDAEFQPGQDFHARFSARSRTYHYLLYNNAVRAPLLSGRAGFCHRPLDVERMRAAVPPLLGRHDFSAFRAAGCQAKTPVKDMYEIGIERHDDMILFTLRASAFLHHMVRNLVGSLVYIGQGREGTGWLGELLEGRNRTLAAPTFMPDGLYLAQIEYDGKWGLPQESPRILPAF, encoded by the coding sequence TTGAAACGCATCGCATTGGGCGTCCAGTACAACGGCGCCGACTGGCAGGGCTACCAGGTCCAGCCGCATGGCCAGACCGTGCAGGACAAGCTGGAGCAGGCAATCGAACGCTTCGCCTGCGTTCGCATCGGCACCACCTGCGCCGGCCGCACCGATGCCGGCGTGCATGCGCTGGGCCAGGTCGTTCACTTCGATACCGACCTGCAGCGCGAACCGCACGCCTGGGTGCGCGGCATCAATGCCTTCCTGCCCGATTCCGTCGGCGTGCGCTGGGCGAAGACATTGCATGAGGTGGTGCCGTTCGGTGACGCCGAATTCCAGCCCGGGCAAGACTTCCACGCGCGCTTTTCTGCGCGCTCGCGCACGTATCACTACCTGCTGTACAACAACGCCGTGCGCGCGCCGCTGCTGTCCGGCCGTGCCGGCTTCTGCCATCGCCCGCTGGATGTCGAGCGCATGCGCGCCGCCGTCCCCCCGCTGCTGGGCCGGCACGACTTTTCCGCCTTCCGCGCCGCCGGCTGCCAGGCGAAAACGCCGGTCAAGGACATGTACGAGATCGGCATCGAGCGGCATGACGACATGATCCTGTTCACGTTGCGGGCCAGTGCCTTCCTGCATCACATGGTGCGCAACCTGGTCGGTTCGCTCGTCTACATCGGCCAGGGCCGCGAAGGCACGGGCTGGCTGGGCGAACTGCTGGAAGGGCGCAACCGCACGCTCGCCGCGCCCACCTTCATGCCGGACGGCCTGTACCTGGCCCAGATCGAATACGACGGCAAATGGGGCTTGCCGCAGGAATCCCCGCGCATCCTTCCAGCCTTTTGA
- the accD gene encoding acetyl-CoA carboxylase, carboxyltransferase subunit beta codes for MSWLEKLLPPRIQRSEAAARKTMPEGLWVKCPSCEAVLYRTDLESNLHVCPKCDHHMRIRARERLDALLDAGGRYEIGQETLPVDTLKFKDSKKYPDRLKQALEATGETDAMVCMGGSIMSLPVVVACFEFEFMGGSMGSVVGERFARAAQVALEQKVPFICITATGGARMQEGLLSLMQMAKTTSMLTKLSEKKLPFISVLTDPTMGGVSASFAFMGDVVMAEPKALIGFAGPRVIENTVREKLPEGFQRSEFLLTKGAIDMIVDRRKMREEIARLLALLQNQAAEVLA; via the coding sequence ATGAGCTGGTTGGAAAAACTGCTTCCTCCGCGCATCCAGCGCTCGGAGGCTGCCGCTCGCAAGACGATGCCCGAGGGCCTGTGGGTGAAGTGCCCCTCCTGCGAGGCCGTCCTGTACCGTACGGACCTCGAGTCGAACCTGCATGTCTGCCCGAAATGCGATCACCACATGCGCATCCGCGCCCGCGAGCGCCTCGATGCGCTGCTCGACGCCGGCGGCCGCTATGAAATCGGCCAGGAAACGCTGCCCGTCGATACGCTGAAGTTCAAGGACAGCAAGAAATACCCGGACCGCCTGAAGCAGGCCCTGGAAGCGACCGGCGAGACCGATGCGATGGTGTGCATGGGCGGTTCGATCATGAGCTTGCCGGTCGTGGTGGCGTGCTTCGAATTCGAATTCATGGGCGGCTCGATGGGTTCCGTCGTCGGCGAACGCTTCGCCCGTGCGGCCCAGGTGGCGCTCGAACAGAAAGTGCCGTTCATCTGCATCACCGCCACCGGTGGCGCGCGCATGCAGGAAGGCTTGCTGTCGCTGATGCAGATGGCCAAGACCACGTCGATGCTGACCAAGCTGTCCGAGAAGAAGCTGCCGTTCATCAGCGTGCTGACCGATCCCACGATGGGTGGCGTGTCCGCTTCGTTCGCCTTCATGGGCGACGTGGTGATGGCCGAGCCGAAGGCGCTGATCGGCTTTGCCGGCCCGCGCGTGATCGAGAACACGGTACGCGAAAAACTGCCGGAAGGCTTCCAGCGCAGCGAATTCCTGCTGACCAAGGGCGCGATCGACATGATCGTCGACCGGCGCAAGATGCGCGAGGAAATCGCGCGCCTGCTGGCGCTGCTGCAGAATCAGGCCGCCGAAGTCCTGGCTTGA
- the trpB gene encoding tryptophan synthase subunit beta gives MTSAFSAPSLATPLFHATDYQLPDATGHFGPYGGSFVAETLTYALAELNEAYARYSQDPEFLEEFRYELKHFVGRPSPIYHAKRWSEIAGGAQIYFKREDLNHTGAHKINNVIGQALLAKRMGKPRIIAETGAGQHGVATATICARFGLECVVYMGSEDVKRQAQNVYRMKLLGATVVPVESGSKTLKDALNEAMRDWVTNIENTFYIIGTVAGPHPYPMLVRDFQSVIGEECLVQMPEMTGRQPDYVLACIGGGSNAMGIFYPYIDQKDTQLIGVEAAGEGLDTDKHAASLTKGYPGVLHGNRTYLLQSDDGQIIETHSVSAGLDYPGVGPEHAWLKDSGRAQYVSITDEEALSAFHDCCHIEGIIPALESSHALAYAAKLAATLPKDKIVLANLSGRGDKDMHTVAERMGLKFG, from the coding sequence ATGACTTCCGCATTTTCCGCACCATCCCTCGCCACACCGCTGTTCCACGCCACCGATTACCAGCTGCCCGACGCTACCGGCCATTTCGGCCCGTATGGCGGCTCGTTCGTCGCCGAAACGCTGACCTATGCGCTGGCCGAGCTGAATGAAGCCTACGCCCGCTACAGCCAGGACCCCGAATTCCTCGAGGAATTCCGTTACGAGCTGAAGCACTTCGTGGGCCGCCCGTCGCCGATCTACCATGCGAAACGCTGGTCCGAGATCGCCGGCGGCGCGCAGATCTATTTCAAGCGCGAAGACTTGAACCACACCGGCGCGCACAAGATCAACAACGTGATCGGCCAGGCGCTGCTGGCCAAGCGCATGGGCAAGCCGCGCATCATCGCCGAAACGGGCGCCGGCCAGCACGGCGTGGCCACCGCCACGATCTGCGCCCGCTTCGGCCTCGAATGCGTTGTCTACATGGGCTCTGAGGACGTCAAGCGCCAGGCGCAGAACGTCTACCGCATGAAGCTGCTGGGCGCCACCGTCGTGCCCGTCGAATCCGGTTCGAAAACGCTCAAGGATGCGCTGAACGAAGCCATGCGCGACTGGGTCACGAACATTGAAAACACGTTCTACATCATCGGCACGGTAGCCGGCCCGCACCCGTACCCGATGCTCGTGCGCGACTTCCAGTCCGTGATCGGCGAGGAATGCCTCGTGCAGATGCCGGAAATGACCGGCCGCCAGCCCGACTACGTGCTTGCCTGCATCGGCGGCGGGTCGAATGCGATGGGTATTTTCTATCCATACATCGACCAGAAGGACACGCAGCTGATCGGCGTGGAAGCGGCTGGCGAAGGCCTCGACACGGACAAGCACGCCGCCTCGCTGACGAAGGGCTACCCGGGCGTCCTGCACGGCAACCGCACCTACCTGCTGCAGAGCGACGATGGCCAGATCATCGAAACCCACTCCGTCTCCGCCGGCCTCGACTATCCGGGCGTGGGCCCGGAACACGCCTGGCTGAAGGATTCCGGCCGCGCCCAATACGTGTCGATCACCGACGAGGAGGCGTTGAGCGCGTTCCACGACTGCTGCCACATCGAAGGCATCATTCCCGCACTGGAATCGTCGCACGCGCTGGCCTACGCCGCCAAGCTGGCGGCCACGCTGCCGAAGGACAAGATCGTGCTGGCCAACCTGTCCGGCCGCGGCGACAAGGACATGCACACCGTGGCCGAGCGCATGGGGCTCAAGTTCGGCTGA
- the trpA gene encoding tryptophan synthase subunit alpha: MSRIAQTFAALKAHNKTGLVTFITAGDPAPASTVPLLHALVAGGADVLELGVPFSDPMAEGPVIQRACERALVHGVGIRHVFDYVREFRKTNQHTPVVLMGYANPIERIGVDEFVEQSRAVGADGAIVVDYPPEECEAFAAKMRAAGLDLIFLLAPTSTEARVAQVAKVGSGFSYYVSLKGVTGAGNIDTAQVAERIAAIRRHVSLPIGVGFGIRDAATAKALAGVADAVVIGSRIIQEIEASEPEQAPAAVQAFVAGIRNALDE, encoded by the coding sequence ATGTCCCGTATCGCCCAGACTTTCGCCGCGCTGAAGGCGCACAACAAGACCGGTCTCGTGACCTTCATTACCGCCGGCGACCCGGCGCCCGCATCGACGGTGCCGCTGCTGCATGCCCTCGTGGCGGGCGGCGCCGACGTGCTGGAACTCGGCGTGCCGTTTTCCGACCCGATGGCCGAAGGCCCCGTCATCCAGCGCGCCTGCGAACGCGCGCTGGTACACGGCGTGGGTATCCGCCACGTGTTCGATTACGTGCGCGAATTCCGCAAGACCAACCAGCACACGCCCGTGGTGCTGATGGGCTACGCCAACCCGATCGAGCGTATCGGCGTGGATGAATTCGTCGAGCAATCCCGGGCGGTGGGGGCGGATGGTGCCATCGTCGTCGATTACCCGCCCGAGGAATGCGAGGCGTTCGCGGCAAAGATGCGCGCGGCCGGCCTCGACCTGATCTTCCTGCTGGCGCCAACCTCGACCGAGGCGCGCGTGGCCCAGGTCGCCAAGGTGGGCAGCGGTTTCTCGTACTACGTGTCGCTGAAGGGCGTGACCGGTGCGGGCAACATCGATACCGCCCAGGTGGCCGAGCGCATCGCCGCGATCCGCCGGCACGTCAGCCTGCCGATCGGCGTGGGCTTCGGCATCCGCGATGCCGCCACGGCGAAAGCGCTGGCCGGCGTGGCCGATGCCGTCGTCATCGGCAGCCGGATCATCCAGGAAATCGAAGCTTCCGAACCGGAGCAGGCCCCGGCCGCCGTGCAGGCGTTCGTCGCCGGCATCCGCAATGCGCTGGACGAATAA
- a CDS encoding FimV/HubP family polar landmark protein, translating to MPVYKRSRVASFALSALASAVIGTAILPPVHAAGLGKLTVLSALGQPLRAEIELTAVTPAEATDLAVKLAPLEAFKAANVEFNPALLNLRFDIEQRDGRRFIRVTSAQPVNEPFVDMLLELSWANGRLVREYTFLLDPPEMRNPQSPQVAAPVDVNRAAAQAGAPATPSAPAPAPAPAQPARAPAPAREAANDIRVKRGDTLSGIASGIKPADVSLDMMLVALYRANPEAFSGRNMNRLKSGRILSVPDAEAVRGTDRSEARRVVIAHAADFNAYRNRLASQVEAATPAQAQAPQQSADGKITAKVEERPNAVNEAQDQLKLSKAGEAAGKAGTEDKIAKEQQVADAAARVKELEKNVSDLENLMAVKSQTGAAAQEGAVPEMDNRGTPVAAAPQPVAPAATPAAAPARPAAPPPTVVPPARMEPGIMDAVKDNIAALGIALAAILGGTALILARRRKAALAPVVQKVPVAVPPADTAGQSLFAEPGGQSVDTSNSVFNSNFAPSASQLDMNEVDPVAEADVYIAYGRDAQAEEILKEALRTHPERHAARLKLLEIYANRNDLRAFEVQANELYALTRGQGDEWAQAAALGRSVDPDNALYGAQGGAGPLAATVAAAGAAALATDAARSVPPGGDFATALDDAARARAAEQAPHEGLDLDLSKEPAPETAVSALDFDFAEPPPPAADDRLADFDFSDATAQPDAPAAGQEGAPAQPKVSETNDADHYLDFDLGGLDLEESPQQAGKGESQTTGKAADDPAPATADPLDLAFDLPPEPARPAAAPSPDFDFDLPEDKAAQPAPAAAAPGADPLAELDLMDFDVPPPAPATPGTAQPADPAPSLNALDHGLPDLPPAPATAPPPPEFDLSGIDLDLDETATPQAEPVSTPAALTPQQMEMDTKLDLAVAYQEIGDKEGARELLDEVLRGGSSEQVARANQMLAQLG from the coding sequence ATGCCCGTATATAAACGCTCCAGGGTTGCTTCGTTTGCGTTGTCCGCACTGGCCAGCGCCGTCATCGGCACAGCCATCCTCCCACCGGTGCATGCCGCCGGCCTCGGCAAGCTTACTGTGCTGTCCGCCCTGGGGCAGCCGCTGCGCGCCGAAATCGAGCTGACGGCCGTCACGCCGGCAGAGGCGACCGACCTGGCCGTGAAACTGGCGCCACTGGAAGCTTTCAAGGCGGCGAACGTCGAATTCAACCCGGCATTGCTGAACCTGCGCTTCGATATCGAGCAGCGCGATGGCCGGCGCTTCATCCGCGTGACATCGGCGCAGCCGGTCAACGAGCCGTTCGTCGACATGCTGCTCGAGCTTTCCTGGGCCAATGGGCGCCTGGTGCGCGAATACACGTTCCTGCTGGATCCGCCGGAGATGCGCAACCCGCAATCGCCGCAGGTGGCGGCACCGGTCGATGTCAACCGCGCCGCCGCGCAGGCCGGGGCGCCTGCCACGCCATCCGCGCCGGCCCCGGCCCCGGCGCCCGCCCAGCCGGCGCGTGCACCAGCGCCGGCCCGGGAAGCTGCCAACGATATCCGCGTCAAGCGGGGCGACACGCTGTCCGGCATCGCCAGCGGTATCAAGCCGGCCGACGTGTCGCTGGACATGATGCTGGTGGCCCTGTATCGGGCCAACCCCGAGGCGTTCAGCGGCCGCAACATGAATCGCCTGAAGTCGGGCAGGATCCTGTCGGTGCCGGATGCGGAGGCGGTGCGCGGCACCGACCGTTCCGAGGCGCGCCGCGTCGTCATCGCGCATGCCGCCGACTTCAATGCCTACCGCAACCGCCTGGCCAGCCAGGTCGAGGCGGCCACGCCGGCCCAGGCCCAGGCGCCGCAGCAAAGCGCCGACGGCAAGATCACGGCCAAGGTCGAGGAACGGCCGAACGCCGTCAACGAAGCGCAGGACCAGCTGAAGCTGTCGAAGGCGGGCGAAGCAGCGGGCAAGGCCGGTACCGAGGACAAGATCGCGAAGGAGCAGCAGGTGGCCGATGCCGCCGCGCGCGTCAAGGAACTGGAAAAGAACGTCAGCGATCTCGAGAACCTGATGGCGGTGAAGAGCCAGACCGGCGCGGCGGCGCAGGAAGGCGCCGTGCCGGAAATGGACAACCGCGGTACGCCGGTCGCGGCCGCGCCGCAGCCGGTCGCGCCCGCTGCCACGCCGGCAGCGGCGCCAGCCAGGCCGGCCGCCCCGCCGCCCACGGTCGTGCCACCGGCGCGCATGGAGCCGGGCATCATGGATGCGGTCAAGGACAACATCGCCGCGCTCGGCATCGCGCTGGCGGCGATCCTCGGCGGCACGGCGCTCATCCTGGCGCGCCGCCGCAAGGCCGCCCTCGCCCCCGTGGTGCAGAAAGTGCCCGTGGCCGTGCCGCCGGCCGATACGGCCGGCCAGTCGCTGTTCGCCGAACCGGGCGGGCAGAGCGTGGACACGAGCAACAGTGTGTTCAATTCGAACTTCGCGCCCTCCGCCAGCCAGCTCGACATGAACGAAGTCGACCCGGTGGCCGAAGCCGACGTCTACATCGCCTATGGCCGCGATGCGCAGGCCGAGGAAATCCTCAAGGAAGCACTGCGCACGCACCCGGAACGGCATGCGGCGCGGTTGAAACTGCTGGAGATCTACGCAAACCGCAACGACCTGCGGGCGTTCGAGGTGCAGGCCAACGAACTGTATGCGCTGACCAGGGGGCAGGGCGACGAGTGGGCACAGGCCGCGGCGCTGGGCCGTTCGGTCGACCCGGACAATGCGCTGTACGGCGCGCAGGGTGGCGCCGGTCCGCTGGCGGCGACCGTGGCCGCGGCGGGTGCCGCGGCGCTTGCCACCGATGCGGCCCGTTCCGTCCCGCCTGGCGGCGATTTCGCCACCGCGCTGGACGACGCGGCGCGCGCCCGTGCCGCCGAACAGGCACCGCACGAAGGGCTCGACCTCGACCTGAGCAAGGAGCCGGCCCCCGAGACCGCCGTCAGCGCGCTCGACTTTGATTTTGCCGAGCCACCCCCGCCGGCCGCGGACGATCGCCTGGCGGACTTCGATTTCAGCGACGCCACCGCGCAACCGGACGCGCCGGCCGCCGGGCAGGAAGGCGCCCCGGCGCAGCCGAAGGTGAGCGAGACCAACGACGCAGACCATTACCTGGACTTCGACCTGGGCGGCCTGGATCTCGAAGAATCGCCGCAACAGGCTGGCAAGGGGGAGAGCCAGACAACCGGCAAGGCGGCCGACGATCCCGCGCCCGCCACGGCCGATCCGCTCGACCTGGCCTTCGACCTGCCGCCCGAGCCGGCGCGGCCGGCCGCGGCACCGTCACCGGATTTCGACTTCGACCTGCCCGAAGACAAGGCTGCCCAACCGGCACCCGCCGCCGCGGCGCCGGGCGCCGACCCGCTGGCCGAGCTCGACCTGATGGACTTCGACGTGCCGCCACCGGCGCCCGCCACGCCGGGCACTGCCCAGCCGGCCGATCCGGCACCGTCGCTGAACGCGCTGGATCATGGATTGCCCGACCTGCCGCCGGCACCGGCCACGGCGCCGCCGCCGCCGGAATTCGACCTGTCCGGCATCGACCTGGACCTGGATGAAACGGCCACGCCGCAAGCCGAGCCCGTTTCCACGCCCGCTGCGCTGACACCGCAGCAAATGGAAATGGATACCAAGCTCGACCTTGCTGTCGCCTATCAGGAAATCGGCGACAAGGAAGGCGCCCGCGAACTGCTCGACGAAGTGCTGCGTGGCGGCAGCAGCGAGCAGGTGGCGCGCGCCAACCAGATGCTCGCGCAACTGGGATGA
- the folC gene encoding bifunctional tetrahydrofolate synthase/dihydrofolate synthase: protein MSTPTTLPEWLALLESRHAETVINMGLDRVRAVKERLQLQFTCPVIMVAGTNGKGSTCAMLESILLRAGYRVGLYIKPHFLDFNERARVNGDLASDAMLVEAFDAVEAVRGDTPLTYFEFTTLAILHLMSKSPLDVAILEVGLGGRLDAVNVIDADVSIVTSVDIDHVDYLGGTREQIGFEKAGIFRPGKAAICSDPVPPQALIDHANAIGADLWLMGRDFNYSGDKQQWNYGGRGQRRNALAYPSLRGANQLLNASAALAALEVLRNELPVGAQEVRHGLVTVELPGRFQVLPGRPTVILDVAHNPHAASALNQNLGNMGYHPYTFAVFGSMHDKDIDGVIKAIGGSIDHWCLATLPSPRAASASELAAKVQATVPDPHEKTVNVFDTPAQAFANAMSRAGENDRIVVFGSFLTVAGVMAARKSSLH, encoded by the coding sequence ATGTCCACCCCGACCACCCTGCCAGAATGGCTCGCGCTGCTTGAATCGCGCCATGCCGAAACCGTCATCAACATGGGCCTCGATCGCGTGCGCGCCGTCAAGGAACGCCTGCAACTGCAGTTCACCTGCCCGGTGATCATGGTGGCCGGCACCAATGGCAAGGGGTCCACCTGCGCGATGCTCGAATCGATCCTGCTGCGTGCCGGCTACCGCGTGGGCCTGTACATCAAGCCGCACTTCCTCGACTTTAACGAACGCGCCCGCGTGAATGGCGACCTTGCTTCCGACGCGATGCTGGTCGAGGCGTTCGACGCCGTCGAGGCCGTGCGGGGGGACACGCCGCTGACGTATTTCGAATTCACCACGCTGGCCATCCTGCACCTGATGAGCAAGTCGCCGCTGGACGTGGCCATCCTCGAAGTGGGCCTGGGCGGGCGGCTCGATGCCGTCAACGTCATCGACGCCGATGTCAGCATCGTCACGTCGGTGGACATCGACCACGTCGATTACCTGGGCGGCACGCGCGAGCAGATCGGTTTCGAGAAGGCCGGCATCTTCCGGCCGGGCAAGGCGGCGATCTGCAGCGACCCGGTGCCGCCGCAGGCGCTGATCGACCACGCGAACGCGATCGGTGCGGACCTGTGGCTGATGGGCCGCGACTTCAACTATTCCGGCGACAAGCAGCAATGGAATTACGGTGGCCGTGGCCAGCGCCGCAACGCGCTGGCTTATCCGAGCCTGCGCGGCGCCAACCAGCTGCTGAACGCATCGGCCGCGCTGGCCGCGCTGGAAGTGCTCAGGAACGAGCTGCCGGTCGGCGCGCAGGAAGTGCGGCACGGCCTCGTTACCGTCGAGCTGCCGGGTCGCTTCCAGGTGTTGCCGGGCCGCCCCACCGTGATCCTCGACGTGGCGCACAACCCGCACGCGGCGTCGGCATTGAACCAGAACCTGGGCAACATGGGCTACCATCCGTACACGTTCGCCGTGTTCGGCTCCATGCACGACAAGGATATCGACGGCGTCATCAAGGCCATCGGCGGGTCGATCGACCACTGGTGCCTGGCCACGCTGCCGTCGCCCCGTGCGGCGTCCGCGTCCGAACTGGCCGCGAAAGTACAGGCTACCGTGCCCGATCCGCATGAAAAGACCGTCAATGTCTTCGATACCCCGGCACAAGCTTTTGCAAATGCAATGAGCCGGGCGGGCGAGAATGATAGAATTGTGGTCTTTGGCTCGTTCCTGACGGTGGCTGGTGTCATGGCCGCCCGCAAATCCTCCCTCCACTGA
- a CDS encoding SPOR domain-containing protein codes for MGLFSKFGKNKQQSPEDSGYYRAADDRAITERARSKRASSADAGAGAPRTRVRKEAADPVLPEKKRARRRLVGAIALALAVAIGLPMVLDSEPKPLANDIAIQIPPKDKPDGVKADADSAAESVTDAAADAAADAAIHSKTAQAEALDQSEEIVEPEDNTPVTSPPPRPLPRLEPEAEVPKLAEHKPEPKHEPKADTRHEPKVESWHEPKPEPKKVAEAKPEPKKPEPKPESKPESKPESKPVPKTDDAARALALLEGKATPAPVDSGRYVIQVAALAAKDKVEELQGRLRDAGIKSFTQKSPSGELTRVKVGPFGSREEAEKAKARLQKIGLSGSLSPA; via the coding sequence ATGGGCTTGTTCTCGAAATTCGGCAAAAACAAGCAGCAGTCCCCAGAAGACAGCGGCTACTACCGGGCCGCGGATGACCGCGCAATCACCGAGCGTGCCCGCTCCAAGCGCGCCTCGTCCGCCGACGCCGGCGCCGGGGCGCCCCGCACCCGTGTGCGCAAGGAAGCGGCAGACCCCGTGCTGCCCGAAAAGAAGCGCGCGCGGCGCCGCCTGGTCGGTGCCATCGCACTGGCGCTGGCTGTCGCGATCGGCTTGCCGATGGTGCTCGATTCCGAACCGAAGCCGCTGGCGAACGACATCGCGATCCAGATCCCGCCGAAGGACAAGCCGGACGGCGTGAAGGCCGATGCCGACTCCGCCGCAGAGTCGGTCACCGATGCTGCCGCCGATGCCGCCGCCGATGCCGCCATCCACAGCAAGACAGCCCAGGCCGAAGCGCTCGACCAGAGCGAGGAGATCGTCGAGCCGGAAGACAACACGCCGGTGACCTCGCCGCCGCCGCGCCCGTTGCCGAGGCTCGAGCCCGAGGCCGAAGTGCCGAAGCTGGCCGAGCACAAGCCCGAACCGAAGCACGAACCCAAAGCGGACACCCGGCACGAGCCGAAGGTGGAGAGCTGGCACGAACCGAAGCCGGAGCCGAAGAAAGTGGCCGAAGCGAAGCCGGAGCCGAAGAAGCCCGAGCCGAAGCCCGAGTCGAAGCCCGAGTCGAAGCCCGAGTCGAAGCCGGTACCGAAAACGGATGATGCCGCGCGCGCGCTGGCCCTGCTGGAAGGGAAGGCCACGCCGGCCCCGGTCGATTCGGGGCGTTACGTGATCCAGGTTGCCGCGCTGGCCGCGAAGGACAAGGTCGAGGAATTGCAGGGCAGGCTGCGCGATGCGGGCATCAAGTCTTTCACGCAGAAATCGCCGTCGGGCGAATTGACCCGCGTGAAGGTGGGCCCGTTCGGCAGCCGCGAGGAAGCAGAGAAAGCCAAGGCCAGGCTGCAGAAGATCGGCCTGTCGGGCAGCCTGAGCCCGGCCTGA
- a CDS encoding PEP-CTERM sorting domain-containing protein (PEP-CTERM proteins occur, often in large numbers, in the proteomes of bacteria that also encode an exosortase, a predicted intramembrane cysteine proteinase. The presence of a PEP-CTERM domain at a protein's C-terminus predicts cleavage within the sorting domain, followed by covalent anchoring to some some component of the (usually Gram-negative) cell surface. Many PEP-CTERM proteins exhibit an unusual sequence composition that includes large numbers of potential glycosylation sites. Expression of one such protein has been shown restore the ability of a bacterium to form floc, a type of biofilm.), which translates to MTRTLVAGSVLAVLFGNALAQDSTAQASLSDYSYQLIDLDPADGIAPSIAFPINRRVAATSVAARYGDEQSNDEQPSTAGELVSSSQVAGSAQAMAWFSGDTMGASGSIGEAGIYQAVGLWEAFYILSPRTKLIFTGHATGSLGIGAPVPGQNSAAVVTVRFTPSDDGTPSLYSRILSTYNPGSGTAFDDWIQVEFVNDSSLDLISELQISASAFAVVSVVPEPSSYLMLGTGLVLAGGMLRRRRA; encoded by the coding sequence ATGACACGCACGCTCGTTGCCGGGTCCGTCCTGGCGGTATTGTTCGGCAACGCGCTCGCGCAAGACTCGACCGCGCAGGCTTCGCTGTCGGATTACAGTTACCAGCTGATCGATCTGGACCCAGCCGATGGCATTGCGCCATCCATCGCATTCCCCATCAACAGGCGGGTTGCCGCGACCAGCGTCGCCGCGCGCTATGGCGACGAACAAAGCAATGACGAACAGCCCAGCACCGCAGGCGAACTGGTGTCGTCATCACAGGTCGCCGGCAGCGCCCAGGCGATGGCCTGGTTCAGTGGCGACACGATGGGGGCTTCCGGCAGTATCGGCGAGGCCGGCATCTACCAGGCGGTGGGTCTCTGGGAGGCGTTCTACATACTGAGTCCCCGCACCAAGTTGATCTTCACCGGTCACGCCACCGGGTCGCTTGGTATCGGCGCCCCGGTGCCGGGGCAGAACAGCGCGGCGGTCGTAACGGTACGCTTCACGCCTTCCGACGATGGCACGCCAAGTCTCTATTCCCGGATCCTGTCGACGTACAACCCCGGCAGCGGCACGGCATTCGATGACTGGATCCAGGTCGAGTTCGTAAACGACTCGAGTCTCGACCTGATTTCCGAATTGCAGATATCGGCCAGCGCATTTGCCGTCGTCAGCGTGGTTCCTGAACCGTCGAGCTATCTGATGCTGGGTACCGGCCTCGTCCTTGCCGGAGGCATGCTGCGGCGCCGCCGCGCTTGA